DNA from Lentilitoribacter sp. Alg239-R112:
TGATTTGCAAATTCTGGGTGGTATTTTAGCACGATGATTGATCCACCATTTGCCAGTGCCGATGTTGAAGCTGCGTTTAATGCGTTTCCTGAACCGGAGCGTAAAGGGCTATTGAAGCTGCGTGCGCTTATTTTCAAAACGGCTGCACAATCGCCAGAGGTTGGCACAATTGAAGAGACGCTAAAATGGGGGCAGCCATCTTATCTCACACCTGAAACAAAATCAGGGTCGACCATTCGGCTGGGCATGCCCAAAACTGGTGGTTTTGCGATTTATACCCATTGCCAGACCACGCTGATTTCAGACTTTCAAAACCTGTTTCCCGATGATTTTGCCTATGAAGGAAATCGCGCCATCCATTTTGACAATGAAGGCGCGATCCCGGCCCCAAAGCTGCAGATGTATATCCGCGCTGCCCTGACCTATCACCTGAAGACATAGCCAACCCAACACGATAAACGTG
Protein-coding regions in this window:
- a CDS encoding DUF1801 domain-containing protein, producing the protein MIDPPFASADVEAAFNAFPEPERKGLLKLRALIFKTAAQSPEVGTIEETLKWGQPSYLTPETKSGSTIRLGMPKTGGFAIYTHCQTTLISDFQNLFPDDFAYEGNRAIHFDNEGAIPAPKLQMYIRAALTYHLKT